One part of the Natronosalvus amylolyticus genome encodes these proteins:
- a CDS encoding transcriptional regulator codes for MTTLHITVGDREQLREDTLQFVADAEDGTAGEGDERSILQFGTYDDLVANLTPLRLELIQAIAKQNPTSMREAARLVDRDVSDVHSDLKQLEVLGVLSLEEGGPGGAMQPVVPFDRIEMHIDYPLLEDGHADSAPASA; via the coding sequence ATGACCACGCTACACATCACAGTCGGCGATCGAGAACAGCTTCGCGAGGACACACTGCAGTTCGTTGCGGATGCAGAAGACGGAACCGCAGGTGAGGGCGATGAACGGTCGATCCTCCAGTTTGGAACCTATGACGACCTCGTTGCGAATCTTACACCGCTTCGCCTCGAGTTGATTCAGGCAATTGCAAAACAGAATCCAACGAGTATGCGCGAGGCCGCCCGCCTCGTCGATCGTGACGTCTCTGACGTTCACTCCGATCTCAAGCAACTCGAGGTTCTCGGCGTCCTTTCGCTCGAGGAGGGCGGGCCTGGGGGAGCGATGCAACCAGTCGTTCCCTTCGACCGAATCGAGATGCATATCGACTATCCGCTGCTCGAGGATGGACATGCTGACAGTGCTCCTGCAAGTGCCTAA
- a CDS encoding toxin-antitoxin system TumE family protein, giving the protein MGQELTHRYTHVESGLAENVVIRRTTDTDTYPSGWKYTLHLGTLEDLTLIRYDNAHEDTKGHELHTAAGDTDVEFPGMEALLARFCANADEY; this is encoded by the coding sequence ATGGGCCAAGAACTCACACATCGGTATACGCACGTTGAATCCGGACTGGCTGAGAATGTCGTCATTCGACGGACGACTGACACAGATACGTACCCATCCGGGTGGAAGTATACGCTCCACCTTGGAACGCTAGAGGATCTAACGCTCATCCGATACGACAACGCTCACGAGGATACGAAAGGCCACGAACTTCACACCGCTGCAGGGGACACAGATGTTGAGTTCCCTGGGATGGAAGCATTACTCGCCAGGTTCTGTGCCAACGCAGATGAATACTGA
- a CDS encoding DUF3006 domain-containing protein: MDGTYTGVVDRIVNGETAVILLEEDGEVVDQLDLPVDRVPERARNDGGVVSVMLETGEVDSIAYFPDETRRRRESAQSKLDRLSKRLSDREE; this comes from the coding sequence ATGGATGGAACGTACACCGGCGTCGTTGATCGAATCGTCAACGGTGAGACAGCGGTGATCTTGCTCGAGGAAGACGGTGAAGTGGTCGACCAACTCGATCTACCCGTCGATCGGGTGCCAGAACGGGCACGGAACGACGGTGGCGTGGTGTCCGTAATGCTCGAGACCGGAGAAGTAGATTCGATCGCGTATTTCCCTGACGAAACACGGCGACGCCGTGAGTCCGCACAGTCAAAATTGGATCGACTGTCAAAGCGGCTCTCCGATCGAGAGGAGTAG
- the uvsE gene encoding UV DNA damage repair endonuclease UvsE, whose protein sequence is MLGYACMNLTLRERNPPLRCNRGMQRKTWESRGPDYASELAVQNFSDLYEILRWNVDHDIYFYRCTSELVPWNSQFELADLPDYDEITRIADECGRLIRDNDVRFTFHPSHWCKLASESAETVDNSIRDLEVHGSWLDLIGLPQTPYYSINVHIGAHYNDKEATAARFREAVNRLSPAARKRLTVENDDKEGLWSVPELVEVVAEPLDVPIVFDYHHHQFTSRGLTYREAFELAAQTWGDVLPIAHYSEPARLHGEDARAQAHAEYVSSIPDWLLDGADVMLEAKSKERALLRYRDGTEPIVGRS, encoded by the coding sequence ATGCTGGGCTATGCCTGTATGAATCTCACGTTGAGAGAGCGCAACCCACCGCTACGATGCAATCGTGGAATGCAACGGAAGACTTGGGAGTCACGGGGCCCGGACTATGCCTCCGAACTCGCTGTTCAGAACTTCTCCGACCTGTACGAGATTTTGCGCTGGAACGTAGACCACGACATCTACTTCTATCGCTGTACGTCGGAGTTGGTACCGTGGAACTCCCAGTTCGAACTGGCCGACCTGCCGGACTACGATGAAATTACCCGAATCGCCGACGAATGTGGCCGACTTATTCGAGACAACGACGTGCGATTTACGTTTCATCCGAGTCACTGGTGCAAGCTCGCCAGCGAGTCAGCGGAGACCGTCGATAACTCGATTCGCGACCTCGAAGTCCACGGCTCGTGGCTCGACTTGATCGGTCTTCCTCAAACGCCGTACTACAGCATCAACGTCCACATCGGAGCCCACTACAACGACAAGGAGGCAACGGCCGCTCGTTTCCGGGAGGCCGTGAACCGCCTCTCGCCCGCTGCCCGCAAACGCCTGACCGTCGAGAACGACGACAAAGAAGGGCTCTGGAGCGTCCCCGAGCTAGTCGAGGTAGTCGCAGAACCGCTCGACGTTCCCATCGTCTTCGACTACCATCACCACCAGTTCACGAGTCGGGGGCTTACGTACAGGGAGGCCTTCGAGCTGGCCGCGCAAACGTGGGGCGACGTGCTGCCGATTGCTCACTACTCAGAGCCTGCACGGCTGCACGGGGAGGACGCACGTGCTCAGGCACACGCCGAGTACGTCTCTTCGATTCCGGACTGGCTTCTCGATGGCGCGGACGTGATGCTCGAAGCCAAGTCGAAGGAGCGAGCGTTGCTTCGGTACCGAGACGGAACGGAACCCATCGTCGGTAGGTCGTAG
- a CDS encoding MBL fold metallo-hydrolase — protein MTSKKRAILVIFVALMLVLAGCAGETDGDGNGNGADGGLGPDGDSVDDSADDDGGDDDSDGEPDDGDQETIDDNEETADSSTLADSLTVAEWNVEGVSPDEEYVVLENTGEKAIDFSGFELRDREGVQIDSGLSAFVFPTDFVLESGATVTIWTGEGDATASDLYWGYGVNIWRRSGDVVTLVDQNGEIVFEHAYGDQASDDTDDSDTAEDSEPDDSDSEPAYIDGELEIHHIDVGQTDATLLITPAGETILIDSGDWPQDGADVIAYLEDQGVDRIDHLVATHGHADHIGGHAAVIKYYETEKDGIGAAYDPGVLSESATYNNYLDAVDEDDVDLFVVEEGDELPIDDTVSATVLNPPEGHSGGDFNDFGIVLAFEFGDVRYLATGDIEEGMEARLVDERGSQLEADVYKVGHHGSASSSTEAFMDAVDPEIGIISSAYDSQYGHPHDEVLERLADYGIETYWTGVHGDIVVTTDGETIEVESSDAFSSDPLELLEEKPSDNDEEETSSITA, from the coding sequence GTGACCAGTAAGAAACGGGCGATCCTCGTGATTTTCGTGGCCCTTATGCTGGTTCTCGCCGGGTGTGCAGGTGAGACGGATGGGGACGGAAATGGGAACGGGGCTGACGGCGGACTCGGGCCCGATGGAGATAGCGTCGATGATTCTGCAGATGACGATGGCGGTGACGATGATTCAGACGGGGAACCAGACGATGGCGACCAGGAGACGATTGACGATAATGAAGAGACAGCAGACTCCTCGACGTTGGCCGACTCGCTAACGGTAGCTGAGTGGAATGTCGAGGGCGTTTCGCCGGATGAAGAGTACGTTGTGCTCGAGAATACAGGGGAGAAAGCCATCGATTTCTCGGGATTCGAACTTCGTGATCGCGAAGGTGTCCAGATCGATAGCGGTCTCTCGGCATTTGTCTTCCCCACTGATTTCGTCCTCGAATCAGGTGCCACCGTTACGATCTGGACTGGCGAGGGTGACGCTACAGCGAGTGACCTCTACTGGGGCTATGGCGTCAACATTTGGAGGAGAAGCGGTGACGTCGTGACGTTAGTTGATCAGAACGGAGAAATCGTCTTCGAACACGCCTACGGCGACCAAGCCAGTGATGATACAGACGACTCCGACACGGCAGAGGACTCGGAACCGGACGACTCAGATTCAGAGCCTGCCTATATTGACGGTGAACTCGAGATCCACCATATCGATGTTGGGCAAACAGATGCGACGTTGCTCATTACGCCAGCAGGAGAGACAATCCTGATCGATAGCGGGGATTGGCCACAGGACGGGGCGGACGTGATTGCCTATCTCGAGGACCAGGGCGTCGATCGGATCGATCACTTGGTGGCAACCCACGGACACGCAGATCATATCGGTGGCCACGCGGCCGTGATCAAATACTACGAAACCGAAAAAGATGGTATCGGCGCTGCCTACGATCCCGGCGTCCTATCCGAATCCGCTACGTACAACAACTATCTCGATGCCGTCGACGAGGACGACGTCGATCTGTTCGTCGTCGAGGAGGGTGATGAGTTGCCAATCGACGATACCGTATCGGCCACAGTGTTGAACCCACCCGAAGGCCATTCCGGCGGAGATTTCAACGATTTCGGAATCGTGTTAGCGTTCGAGTTCGGTGACGTCCGGTATCTCGCGACGGGCGACATTGAAGAAGGGATGGAAGCACGGTTGGTCGACGAGCGGGGGAGCCAGCTCGAGGCCGACGTTTACAAGGTCGGTCACCACGGGTCGGCTTCCTCCTCAACCGAGGCGTTCATGGACGCCGTTGACCCAGAGATCGGGATCATCTCGAGTGCGTACGATTCTCAGTACGGCCACCCACACGATGAGGTACTCGAGCGCCTTGCCGACTATGGTATCGAAACGTACTGGACGGGTGTGCATGGCGATATCGTCGTGACGACCGATGGAGAGACGATCGAGGTGGAATCCAGCGACGCGTTCTCGAGTGATCCACTCGAACTCCTTGAGGAGAAACCGAGTGATAACGACGAGGAGGAAACGAGTTCGATTACTGCTTAG